The sequence TTTGCCAGACTGCAAAACTAAGTCAAAATGTGTACGaacgtcaggatgccagaaaattaagttgaaaaaacagagacagctctaatggaaaataattaaatgaatgtgaaaagaaggaaaatggacaggaagtggcaaaCAGGGTTCAAGAGTGGcatgaaaggacaaaaagtggcaaaaaatttggaaaggggcaaaaatgggtgacaacAGTCATTAAGACGGTGAAAAAGGTGGCAAACCTGGTTAAAAGAGGCAggaatgagtgaaaagtggcaaaattgggcagtAAAAGGccttaaaatggttttaaaaagtggcaaaactggttaaaagaggcaagaatgaTTGTAAAGTGGCGAAATTAGGTGGTAgaattcatttaaattttaataaaacaaaaagttgcaaaaacaaactaattaaAAGAGGCAAGGATgactgaaagtggcaaaattgattaaatatatgttgaaagtggcaataatggaaggaaatagctgccaaaaagggttaagaaatggaaggagtgggtaaaaatgggaaaaaatgggttaagaaattGCTTAAACTGgctaagagtggcaaaaatgcattgAAAATGGCAAATGTGGGCAAAAATAGTTGTGTAAATGGAttaataaagtggcaaaaatcggttTAGAGGCaagaatgagtaaaaagtggtgaaactggctaaatgtgtgttgaaagtggcaatGGGAATAATGGGAGAAGGGATGAATATAAgtgatttttaatgtcaaacccCAATAAAAGCTTTCATCTCCAAAATGAAGTACCTGTTAATGCTATTGATCGAACACACATGCATCAATAGGATCATTATCACAGTttgggagggcccattctctgggttctcAGGGCTCCAGACAGCCCTGTGGGCAGGCCTCATcagtgggcctcatgttcatcccttactTGGGAATGGAATATGTCAAGAACATGTTAATGGAGAATTCATTGCATAAATGCCGactcctgcagagagagagaaactgatATGATTTTATAGGTGATATGTCAAAGGTCATCAATATGTCAAAGGTCATCAGTAagctcatgttcatcccttactGTCACAAGCTGTATCTTAGGAATGCTTTGAgcgattttcttcaaactttgcagaaatgtccacCTTGACTCAGGAATAAAAAATTTAGAATACTGGGGTCAAAGATTACAGGTCAAGAtctttgggcctcatgttcattcctTGCTTGTTTCTACAAATCTCCCTACCACAGAAACAACTACAGCCCTTTTTCATGACCCACCACTGTACAGTCTTTTTACAAATTGGGTTCCTCATGGAGGCATACGATCGCCAGGTAATAGTGCTAGTTCTACTTTTAAATTGTAGATAATcaagaaaaattaaagtttgttttttggaaaaatttagatttaaaattacTAAGCTTTTTTGTCTCAAaagctttttttgccacattgcaGCAATTTAATCTTACTTGGACCAAATCTTGTTTCTGACATCTGAATGATGTATACAGGAGGTTTCATCAGACATTCTGCTGTGATGTGGAAGCTGCATTGACAGCGAggcattcagaggtggactttaGTCCCCCTTTGATTCTCTATAGGACCCAGAGGCCTATATATACTCAGCCATGATGAGTGCAGACACACAGCTTACCCTACAGCTCTCTgactgaacacacacacaggtaaGACACTGGGAGAGGAGCTCCCTACATGGACTGAGAGATTACACTTgaaaaatgagctaatgttgcatgtttctttgctgctgcagcatcaGTCATGAAGGTCTTGGTCGTGCTCGCCCTCGCTGTTTTCACAGGTAAGAAAGTTCAGGCTACTTTTATGGAGAAAATAATGGGTTTAACGTTCAATATGTGTTATAAATGCTTTTGTTCTTTCAGCAGGATGCAATGCAAACATTGTGTGGACTAACCAGCCCAAGCAGCAGGTCGACATGGTgaaaaatgcattctgggaATACGTTGGAAAAGCCACCATGACCGCTGAGGACTCCCTGAAGCAGATCAGACAGTCCCAGCTGGGAAAAGACATCAAGTAATGGCCCTAACTAAAATAACAACATATAAATCACCTTAAAGGTCCTTAGATGTTGAAATCTGAgtgttttgttgtaaattttAGCATGATGGtgatgcttttctttgtttttcctgcagCACCCTCATCTCAGAGAGCACCGACGCCGTCAACAAGCTCACCGCCACTCTCCGCACCGAGGTGGCCCCTATGACCCAGAACCTCATGACCCAGCTCACCCATGAAGCCGAGCAGCTCAAGACCCGTCTGGAGCAGGATCTGACCGCCATGGGAACCCGCCTCCAGCCCTACGCCGAGGATCTGGTCGCTTCCCTCCAGAAGCAGGTTGAGGAGCTGAGGAGGGAGGCTGCCCCCTTCGCTGAGACCATGGACCCTGAGTCCCTGAAGGCCGTCCTGCAAAAGAAGAGCCAGGAGCTGAAGGTGCAGCTGGACAAGAGAGTGAGCGAGCTGCAGGGTCAGATGGTTCCCTACGCCGAGGAGATGAAGGAGAAGATGGAGCAGAGCCTGGATGAGTTTCAGAGGAACATGATGCCCCTGGCCCAGAGCTTCGAGAGCCAGCTGACCCAGAAGACCCAGGAGATGCAGGAGACTCTGGCCCCGTACAGGGAGGAGCTGAGAGCCAAGCTGGATGCAGATGCACAGAACATGAAGAAGCAGCTGATGGCTCTGTGGAAGTCTTTCACTAAGATGACCCAGTAAACAGACTGATATTAACTCCAGAGCTACGTCTATGGGACAGATTAAAGGCGCAATACCTCATTTTTTATGTGCTGAAAGATGCTCTCAAAGGCAAACCTCTGACTACTGACAGTATTTTCTCCACTGTTACTGCTgaactgtaaaatatttactgtataacatcaataaaaaagtcaaatacacCATTCTGTCATCACTTTCTTAGGGTAGGGTTGTCAAACTGTCCATGTCATTTTGGATTTATCTACTGTCTTGAACTACAGCACAAAGATATGTAATGTAatataagtgactgcataaattggctaacctaattcaacagaggtccagccaacttgGGCAAGtgccagtattcctggctaccattacaccatgaagacaaaggaacactccaagcaactcaaagaaaaggttactgaaaagtaaacGTCACGGAATAGgtacaaaaaaacaccaaacacatcaccaaaaacacaccatccccactgtgcagcacggtggtggcagtatcatactgtggggatgtttctcagcagctggccctggaaggctttgAAGGTAGAGGGTAGAATTAATGCAGCGAattataggaaaatcctgggaGACcttcttattcagtctgcaagagaaccacGACttaggagatttattttccagcaagactaTGAGCCTAATAATACAGTAAAAGCACAGAcgtagtttaaagacaacaaggtgaatgttctggagtggcccaaagcccagacctcaatctaacaGAGAATTTGTGCCTGGACTTGAAAATGGCTGTTTATGACCGAtccctgtgcagcctgacagagctagagcagttttgcaaaattaacgaagtaaaatttcagtgtccagatgtgcaagcctgatcgagacctatccacacagactcagtgctgtgattgcagccaaaggtgcatctgaCTTTAAGGCGGTTTTGGCATTTTTGCAGTCACTGATTTTATATTACAGATTtatgtttaattgacattgctttagagaaacctgttttttttttttttcaaaaaagccaaattattttgaccatgattgatgtaTAAAACCAATGAAAgagtcaaacatccaaggggctgaaGACTTCTCATAGGCATCGTATATCCATGTTACAGACACAGTTCAGTGTCTTGCCCAGGGACACTTCAACATGTGAAAATAACCCTAGACTTTCTGGTTTAGAGACAACAGACTCGACCACTGAGTCACAGTTGCCCTAAAGccatgcattttatttcaccCCTTCTTCCTGTGATAACAGTTGATaatcaattgttttttttaagatcatCTAATATAGGTTTACCCATGACATTCTcaagaaaatgactaaaattaacTTCATTTAACAAGAAAACCAGCATTGTTATcccaaaattatgagataaagaggTTGAGACCTAAAGAAAACATCCAGAAGCTCCTtgttttcacagaaaaatgaagtGAGAACAGTGTATGGATGCCACATTAAGGCGTTTTTGCTGCACTATTGCACCTTCCTTATCACCCTATCAGTGTTACATAATCTCATTAAACAGTGACCCTGTTTAAATCAGGACAAAATATTCCCCATTGTTGATAACGCATGATAACTTGTGATTAATGgaggaataaaaaaatgcaagcaaacCCAACCTGTGCTGTCAAGCCTTTAActgtttgagtttgttttaaTGCAATGTATGGATTTAATGTGAGCCCACTGTCTgctctttttgtttcattttaaccaaaagacagcaacaatgattatgatttgaattttgaatgtaaaagatatcaaattcatcacagtcagcagaaaaaaaaaacaccaaacacacagaggatgggaataacataaaacatgattttagtGTTGCTTAAAAAGGCAGTGATATAACAATGAGGagtagaaataaaaagttaagaTTGAATCACTTTaataacacactttaaaaaaaagcataagGGTCCTGGAGCAATGTGAGAAATTTGAGGTTTGTAAaagcattttgattttttgaagGGCCCTGGTGCTGaaagttaaagctcctgtgaggaactttctACTGGTACCaaactttttttggtcaatgacttttcaaaataagataaacaaacatgcaaatgttgttgtttttcatgttcTGATTAAAAGGTGAGTCTCCCAGTAGAACCTCTTTAACAACCAGGTCCTTTTTATCCAGGCCTTAAAAAACAGGTCCATAAATACCAAGTCTTTATAAACTAAGTCCATAACAACCAGGTCCTTATGCACCAGGCCCTTAACAACAAGGTCTTTAACAACCAGGTCCTAAACAACCTGGTCCTTAATATCCAGACCCTGAATAACCAGACCCTGAACAAGCAGGACCTTTACAATCAGGTCCCTAATAACCAGATCCTTAACAGTCAGGCCCTGAACAACAACGGACTTGGCCTCACACATGGGGCGATGGGTTCACTGGGCACAGCAGGGTAGTGCTTGCAGTATCTGAGTATGTGGACCAAAgtcagtcttttggtccttggtcttCCCAGTCtaactatactcttgtgaggcctggacgttTACTGATGACTTCTCTTTGTTGCATTTTTGGGTGTCACTGAGAAGACCGTTGAGGACCTGAACAACCAGGTCCTCAATAACCAGGTCCCTAACAGCCAGGTCCTGGGCTTGACAATCAGGTATGTAGTTCATGTTGTTCCTATGACTGGTAAACTCGCAGTGACTGAAGTTATCTCTGATTAAAGGAGCTGCTGTACGTACCCATCAGTCCTCTGGAAGTTTTCCCATCTTATAAAGGTTGTATACATGTATAAAGGTGCTGTTAAAGCAGACTCTGACCCAGATCAGCTGGACAGTGATGTGATAGAAGAATGACCTTTGGCCTTTAGAATGATGGTGTGGCAGGCGGGACGGTGACAAAGTCAGATCTTTACTGATTATCTGAAGGATTGGACCTTCAGCTGTAGTTCAgtgagacaaaaacagaagattatctatgaaaataaaagcatataaCTCTTTTTCTAAGGTCAAACTTTTTGAAGTTTCAGTGCTTAATCAGATATAATTTCAAGTGTTCTTAAATCCTGACCTGTGCCTGTTTCGTGTACTATATGACGTGGAACTAAAATAACACACAGGcaataaaaaatgacaacaacacAGTTCATGGTGGGAACTTCGGACACAGGTCAGACGACATTTATTGGATCGTATCAAACACAGCTGAGCCCTATAAATGTAGAGCCACTGAGCCAGTCTGTCAGACGTCACGTATCTGAAGGTGAGACACGCACGTATTTTCTTAGTTATATGAGACAGTAATGACATCTTTAGTCTAGATTGAAGGAGAGTTGGATTTTCAAAAAGTTGATTCCAGATTTAAGAAGAAATCAAATTTGTAGatcttttaaatttgtctgttttcagatcatttgaacatatttttgtttatgatATTCCAGGTGTCCCGATCCTGCTCATCATGAGGGCCGTTATATTCTTCGTGCTGGCTGTCCTGTCAGGTAAAGTTACATTTATACTCAACAAAACCTAAAATCTTAACAGGTCTGTTTGTCTAATTTCTGGCCAAGGTATTTTATTTCACCTAGTATAAGCCACATTCTCAAGATAAGTCCAagataatgttttattttaggatataaaagctaaaaataagGCCTGAATAACTTCTAATGAATCTTCCACAGGGAAAAGCATTCCTTCGTACGTCACATTCAAGTGAGGGCAATATGCTGAGAATACTTTGAGTGatttttgtcacactttttcGTTACTCTGACTAAATGATGAACTGATCAGATTgttcaggtcaaaggtcactgcaTTCTTACATATTATGACATCAAGTCTGCCTCTGTCAAttttgtgtgcttttattttaagtaaCTGTCCTTTCTTTAACCTACTGACTTAAAGAGTAACAttataaggcaaaaaaaagtattcatttcttcttttaaacgTCCTCCACCTTGATGACAACAATCTTCAGAAGTGAAGTAGTGATGCACAATTTTATCAGTATTTCAGTACACAGATAGTAGCTAAAAAAATTAATGATCAGTATCAACAGATGTAAACATTtccactgatatttacagcccacATATCGGCCGTACATACCCACAGAATGTacaaatagattttttaaatctttgtgtCCTTTTCCCAGGCTGCCATGCCAGAAGCTTCTTCCAGGACGAGCCGAAGTCCCCGTGGGAGGTTGCTGTGGACAACTTCAATGCTTATTTCGAAGCTCTGAGCACGAGGGCCGATGGGGTGGTGAAAGACATCAGGAGCCATGAGATCAGCAGAGAGCTGGAGTGAGTTCATTACATCACACTGATCATCAATAATTATCACAGTTATAAATCAGTTATGTAAATGTGTGGCATTAATTGACCTAGGTTATAAACCCATATACCTGTTGCATAAAAGCCAATACCTCATCACTCTATGTTCAGACTAAATAAGGACACTTGTGCAACACTGGCTGTTCTGAATTAAATCCAGTATGTAGGACAGAAGTTCTGGTTTAGTATTAAATTGGAGGATTGGGGCTTTATGAACACCATTAGGGGGAACGTAGCAGCTCACACACAAAAGAAATacatgtgacaaaaatatataaacaagTGAGATAAAATATAAGATATCCAAAAAGAATACCGATATTAAACCGATTAAtttaacaaatgaataaaaacaacaacaacaagggATCAGTCTTGATATAAGAATAAAAGGATATGTTTATGTAAAGAGGATAAATTATCTGGATAAAAATATGGCAACCTTAAGAGAATTAAGAAATTGAGATGCTAAATTATCAGTTCTTCCTAAGAGTTCATGATAGCAGATCAACTAGACAGCTGGGCTCAGGACAGCCCACAGATTTGGCAGATCTCCTCCCAGAGAATGGGtgctccccagctgtgatttattggtgATATCACTGCATGTGtgctttttttctacttttaaccccttttcaccactttttggctgtttttgccactttcaatgtCTCTTTATTGACAATTCCCCTCAAAAAGTGAGTAGTATTTtgagaaggaaaaataaattatataaacATGATGTACCTTTCTCCCCCTGCCCTATGCAGAGGGCCCCCACCcatcaaaaataaagataaaatgcagttttttaagAATAATGTCTGTGGACCAATTTTCTCAGGGTTTTAGTAATGcaacaattaaaacaaatactgatttttgatttttttttttcacatgggTCTTGAGGGTGGCCTCAGCAAAAAAGTTTGGAGTCACGGTTCTAAATCCTTCCTCCAGTGTCAGCAGCACAAGCTGTGTTTATCTGGGTCTTTGTGTTCTTGTCACACTTTTAAACTGTCTGAGCGACTCAAAAAAGCATCAACACCACGCTGTTAGACTTCAGCTCTGTTACGAAACATAAACTCTGCCCTGAGCCGAGTCTGAGAGAGACGTTCATCACAGAGGTGAGACATGTGGAGCTGCTGAGGCCTGCAGGGCAAACCAGACTCAAGTCTACGTGTGCAGCATGGCTTTAAAATGAGAGAGAATGAAGTTGGTACATGACATTGTTTTCACGTTAAGCTCATTCTCCTCTAATTTCTCTAAACTCACTTTGGGCCCTTGCTTGTTCAGAAAAATCACCAGTAAAGTCTCAATTCTGCCACATAATTTGGACTCCTTTTGATTTAATCATAACTACCATTGAAAGTTTAATCAGGTTAAAGTTTGAAGacaaaacctgttttttttcttccaaaaaaaaaaaaggatataaaAGTCTCCCTTTTCATTGCATTTAAGgtatgtttttgcacttcatCTCTATCTCCAACCCTGCTTCCTACGACACCAATGACGTCCATTTACTGCTGTAAAAGTTGGACCTTTATTACGTTTTCTGATTTCTGTCAAAATCCTTTGACCATGCATTGATTTAAGACATGGAATGGATATTTAACAGATCTTCATCCATGTTGAAACACAGAAAACTATTATGTTAAAATCTATTGAGAAGATAAGTTTTTATGTCTCTTTACTGCCCACCTCATTCTAAACCCTCTTTAATTGAATTGCTTTGCTAAAACACTCCAGCTAGGCCCCTTTTATTCCACAATATCTgagcttttattgatttttttaaatacattttaccCCTGCCAATTAAAGGATCTTTCAGTAAAGAAATATCTTCATCTTTGTTAGCAGAGCATtacttcaaaaatgt comes from Cheilinus undulatus linkage group 16, ASM1832078v1, whole genome shotgun sequence and encodes:
- the LOC121524286 gene encoding apolipoprotein A-IV-like; translated protein: MKVLVVLALAVFTAGCNANIVWTNQPKQQVDMVKNAFWEYVGKATMTAEDSLKQIRQSQLGKDINTLISESTDAVNKLTATLRTEVAPMTQNLMTQLTHEAEQLKTRLEQDLTAMGTRLQPYAEDLVASLQKQVEELRREAAPFAETMDPESLKAVLQKKSQELKVQLDKRVSELQGQMVPYAEEMKEKMEQSLDEFQRNMMPLAQSFESQLTQKTQEMQETLAPYREELRAKLDADAQNMKKQLMALWKSFTKMTQ